The following coding sequences are from one bacterium window:
- a CDS encoding SDR family oxidoreductase: MENQIALITGSGRRLGRRIAIALAEYGFDIVINYNQSKSSALKTVRDIRKLGRRCIAVKADVTKITHVRRLMKETVKTFGKLDVLVNNAAIFPPPIELKRINETLWDTVIDTNLKSSFLCAQEASTYMIKRKSGKIINIASLGAYHTWPKHIPYCVSKAGIVMLTKVLAKALAPHITVNAVAPGTIIIPNEESSDIIHPSIEKIPLKKYGMPSDITDMVVFLALSSKYITGQVIKVDGGATIS, translated from the coding sequence ATGGAAAATCAAATCGCCCTTATCACGGGTTCCGGTCGTCGTCTCGGTCGCCGGATTGCAATTGCACTCGCGGAGTATGGTTTCGACATTGTGATCAATTACAACCAATCTAAATCGTCCGCTCTAAAAACTGTTCGCGACATTAGGAAACTGGGCCGACGTTGTATTGCCGTCAAGGCAGATGTAACAAAAATCACTCATGTTCGCCGGTTGATGAAGGAGACTGTAAAAACATTTGGTAAGTTGGATGTGCTCGTCAACAATGCTGCGATCTTTCCACCCCCAATTGAATTGAAAAGGATTAACGAAACTTTGTGGGATACCGTAATTGATACTAATCTGAAGTCATCATTTCTTTGTGCCCAAGAGGCGTCTACGTATATGATAAAACGAAAATCGGGTAAGATAATCAATATTGCATCTCTTGGCGCATATCATACTTGGCCAAAGCATATCCCGTATTGCGTGTCAAAGGCCGGCATTGTGATGCTGACAAAAGTTTTAGCCAAAGCCCTTGCCCCGCATATCACTGTTAATGCGGTTGCCCCGGGTACTATAATTATACCCAATGAAGAAAGCAGCGACATTATTCACCCGTCAATTGAAAAAATTCCACTTAAGAAATACGGAATGCCTTCCGATATTACTGACATGGTTGTATTTCTTGCCTTGTCGTCAAAGTATATTACAGGTCAGGTGATCAAAGTAGACGGCGGAGCCACGATTTCATAA
- the rpoC gene encoding DNA-directed RNA polymerase subunit beta' — protein MSYLSNTSLAKNFSSITIGISSPDAILSRSYGEVTKAETINYRSFKPEKDGLFCEKIFGPVKDWECHCGKYKRIRYKGIICDRCGVEVTLKAVRRERMGHISLAVPVVHIWFFRSLPSKIGSILGLSIKQLDKIIYYENYVVIQPGNSGLKYKDIIPEEELYRVKEELGKENDDLPNTDPNKFIALIGGDAVKELLKRVEVDSLSIDLRKIVRDTGSSQQKRSDALRQLRVADAFVQKESEIENRPEWMVLDVVPVIPPELRPLVPLEGGRFATSDLNDLYRRVIIRNNRLRKLIEIKAPEVILRNEKRMLQESVDSLFDNSRKTAAVRSDSNRPLKSLSDMLKGKQGRFRQNLLGKRVDYSGRSVIVVGPELRLHECGLPKEMAVELFKPFIIRKLVERGFVKTVKSAKRMVDKHGPEVWEILEKIVADHPVLLNRAPTLHRLGIQAFQPVLVEGRAIQVHPLVCAAFNADFDGDQMAVHIPLSYEAQIETRLLMLSSHNIIQPSSGRPIAIPSQDIVLGCYYLTKLHKGAKGEGTKYTNMEDIRSAYDNGVVELHAKVQLRIPNPDSTDKKKPWKYIDTTVGRAIFNEIVPREAGYMNELLTKKKIEEIVSRLHTEVGNIKTVEFLDNLKLLGFTYATRSGCSIGIEDVLSPPNKEAVLRQANIQVDKVQKTYRMGLMTDGERYNKIIDIWTHASNDVAAAMYESITMSNDGFNPIFMMMDSGARGSRDQIKQLGGMRGLMSKPQKSMTGSVGEIIEHPITASFKEGLSVWEYFISTHGARKGLADTALKTADAGYLTRRLVDVAQDVIITEEDCGTILGVKTSAIKEGEEIKESLGERCIGRVAADDVVDPSTGDVVIDAGELIDEDKAEMLNNSAIETVEIRSVLTCESKRGVCSKCYGRNLASGNIVNMGEAVGVMAAQSIGEPGTQLTLRTFHIGGVASRIGEQPQALARSAGKIVYGPGMKIIERKSDNASISMTRNARIELIDNDTERLIYAYKVPYGAAIAVKDGQSVKKDDFIMTWDPYNTSIITSHDGVIVFDGLKEGISCREEADEATGMKHLVVIESRDKKITPTLLVKKGKEILETHILPTRAYLVMKDGDSVIAGEAIAKIPREAAKTKDITGGLPRVQELFEARKPRDASSVSEIDGYVKIGKISRGYREVTIEGKNGESKSYKIPFGKHLIVHENDFVYAGEQLSDGAVAPHDILRIKGPAEVQRYLVNEIQEVYRTQGVKINDKHIEIIVRQMLQRVRIADSGDTYFLQDDQVDRLRFLDENQKIREKVVITDRGESNTKEGQILTRAELEKVLKKYDKKKAPEYREAQPATAEPLLLGITQASLSTESFISAASFQETTKVLADAAISAKTDYLLGLKENVIMGRLIPAGTGLKRYQAIAVSLKESGEDEKGNGRKAKKEKK, from the coding sequence GTGTCTTACTTATCAAACACGAGCTTAGCAAAAAACTTTTCAAGTATTACGATTGGAATTTCATCACCAGATGCAATTCTTAGTCGTTCTTATGGCGAAGTGACAAAAGCTGAAACTATTAACTATCGCAGTTTCAAACCTGAAAAAGACGGATTATTTTGCGAGAAGATATTTGGCCCCGTAAAGGACTGGGAATGCCATTGCGGTAAATACAAGCGTATCCGATACAAAGGCATAATCTGCGATCGTTGCGGAGTTGAAGTTACGTTGAAAGCGGTTCGACGGGAACGAATGGGGCATATATCGCTCGCTGTCCCTGTAGTACATATTTGGTTTTTTCGATCACTGCCATCTAAAATCGGTTCAATTCTTGGGCTTAGTATCAAGCAATTAGACAAGATCATCTACTACGAAAATTACGTGGTCATTCAGCCGGGAAACAGCGGACTCAAATATAAAGATATCATTCCTGAAGAGGAATTATACAGAGTAAAAGAAGAGCTTGGCAAAGAGAATGATGACCTGCCGAATACAGATCCCAATAAATTCATTGCTCTTATTGGCGGTGACGCGGTCAAGGAACTCTTAAAGAGAGTAGAAGTTGATTCATTGTCTATCGATCTACGTAAAATTGTTCGCGACACCGGCTCTTCGCAGCAGAAACGATCTGACGCATTGCGGCAGCTCCGTGTTGCTGACGCATTTGTTCAAAAGGAGTCCGAAATTGAGAACCGGCCGGAATGGATGGTTTTGGATGTTGTGCCGGTTATTCCGCCAGAGTTGCGTCCTTTAGTTCCACTTGAAGGCGGCCGTTTTGCTACAAGTGATCTAAATGATCTTTATCGCCGGGTTATAATCAGAAACAACCGGTTGCGCAAGCTTATCGAAATTAAGGCGCCCGAAGTCATCTTACGAAATGAAAAACGAATGCTTCAGGAGTCTGTAGATTCCTTGTTCGATAATTCTAGAAAGACAGCTGCAGTGAGAAGTGACAGTAATCGTCCTTTGAAATCTTTGTCGGATATGTTAAAAGGGAAACAAGGACGTTTTCGTCAAAATTTGCTTGGAAAACGTGTTGATTATTCCGGTCGATCTGTTATTGTCGTTGGACCTGAACTTAGACTCCATGAATGCGGTTTACCGAAAGAAATGGCTGTTGAGCTATTTAAACCCTTTATTATCCGAAAATTGGTTGAGCGCGGATTTGTAAAAACAGTCAAGAGCGCCAAAAGGATGGTCGATAAACATGGTCCGGAAGTTTGGGAGATTCTTGAAAAGATCGTGGCTGATCACCCCGTGCTCCTTAATCGTGCTCCCACGTTACACAGGTTAGGTATTCAGGCATTTCAGCCCGTTTTAGTAGAAGGGCGTGCTATTCAAGTTCACCCTCTGGTTTGCGCCGCTTTTAACGCCGACTTTGACGGTGACCAAATGGCTGTCCATATACCGTTATCCTATGAAGCTCAAATTGAAACGCGGCTTCTTATGCTGTCGAGTCACAACATTATTCAACCGTCAAGCGGCAGGCCGATTGCGATTCCTTCGCAAGATATCGTTTTGGGATGCTATTATCTCACGAAATTGCATAAGGGCGCAAAGGGCGAAGGAACAAAATATACAAACATGGAAGATATTCGTTCTGCTTATGACAATGGTGTTGTTGAACTTCATGCTAAGGTGCAACTGCGTATACCTAATCCGGATTCCACAGATAAGAAGAAACCTTGGAAGTATATCGATACCACGGTTGGGCGCGCCATCTTCAATGAAATCGTTCCACGTGAGGCGGGTTACATGAACGAACTTCTGACAAAAAAGAAGATTGAAGAAATCGTGTCAAGGCTGCATACGGAAGTTGGGAATATCAAGACGGTGGAGTTTTTAGATAATCTTAAACTTCTAGGATTTACATACGCCACTCGTTCCGGTTGTTCAATAGGCATTGAGGATGTGTTGTCGCCGCCAAATAAAGAGGCCGTTCTGAGACAAGCAAATATACAAGTTGATAAAGTTCAAAAAACTTATCGTATGGGTCTGATGACGGATGGTGAACGTTACAATAAGATAATTGACATTTGGACACATGCTTCCAATGATGTTGCGGCAGCAATGTATGAGAGTATCACGATGTCGAACGATGGATTTAATCCGATCTTTATGATGATGGACTCGGGAGCCCGCGGTTCACGTGATCAGATCAAGCAGCTTGGCGGTATGCGCGGACTTATGTCCAAGCCTCAGAAAAGCATGACAGGCTCTGTCGGAGAAATTATTGAGCACCCGATCACGGCGAGTTTTAAGGAAGGACTTTCAGTATGGGAATACTTTATTTCAACCCATGGCGCCAGAAAAGGGTTGGCTGACACGGCATTGAAAACCGCCGATGCGGGTTACTTGACTCGCCGTCTTGTTGACGTTGCACAGGATGTGATTATTACAGAAGAAGATTGCGGAACTATCTTAGGCGTTAAAACATCGGCAATTAAAGAAGGTGAAGAAATTAAGGAATCGCTCGGCGAACGATGCATAGGACGCGTTGCAGCTGATGATGTGGTAGATCCTTCCACAGGCGATGTGGTAATTGATGCCGGCGAATTAATTGATGAAGACAAAGCGGAGATGTTGAATAACTCCGCGATCGAAACGGTTGAAATCCGTTCCGTATTGACCTGCGAATCCAAACGCGGCGTATGTTCAAAATGTTATGGACGGAATCTGGCAAGCGGCAACATAGTCAATATGGGCGAAGCGGTTGGTGTTATGGCCGCGCAATCTATCGGTGAACCGGGGACTCAGTTAACCTTACGTACATTTCATATTGGCGGTGTTGCATCACGTATCGGTGAGCAACCGCAAGCGTTGGCTAGATCCGCTGGAAAGATAGTTTACGGTCCTGGAATGAAGATTATTGAGCGGAAAAGCGACAACGCGTCTATTTCAATGACACGCAATGCTCGTATTGAGTTAATTGACAACGATACTGAGCGGCTTATTTATGCATACAAGGTGCCTTATGGCGCGGCAATTGCGGTGAAGGACGGACAGTCTGTAAAAAAAGACGATTTCATCATGACGTGGGACCCATACAATACAAGTATTATTACGTCGCATGACGGCGTGATTGTATTCGATGGACTGAAAGAAGGGATCTCATGCCGTGAAGAAGCGGATGAAGCAACAGGTATGAAACATCTGGTTGTTATCGAGTCACGCGATAAAAAAATTACACCGACATTGCTGGTTAAGAAAGGCAAAGAAATACTTGAAACACACATTTTACCGACCCGCGCCTATCTTGTAATGAAAGACGGCGATAGCGTGATTGCCGGTGAAGCCATTGCGAAGATTCCCCGTGAAGCGGCAAAGACAAAAGATATCACGGGAGGTCTTCCGAGAGTTCAAGAACTGTTCGAAGCGCGCAAGCCAAGAGATGCGAGTTCTGTTAGCGAAATCGACGGCTACGTGAAGATCGGTAAAATATCACGAGGTTATCGCGAGGTGACTATCGAAGGAAAGAACGGCGAAAGCAAGTCGTATAAAATTCCATTTGGCAAACATCTCATAGTTCACGAAAACGATTTTGTGTACGCCGGTGAACAGCTGTCCGACGGCGCCGTAGCGCCGCATGACATCTTACGCATCAAAGGTCCGGCTGAGGTCCAGCGGTATCTAGTGAATGAAATTCAGGAAGTATACCGCACGCAAGGCGTTAAAATCAACGATAAGCATATCGAAATCATTGTACGTCAAATGCTGCAACGAGTTCGTATTGCTGATTCAGGCGATACCTATTTCTTGCAGGATGACCAGGTTGACCGTCTGCGATTCCTCGATGAGAATCAAAAAATACGCGAGAAAGTAGTTATCACGGATCGAGGAGAATCTAATACCAAAGAAGGCCAAATTTTGACCAGGGCCGAACTTGAAAAGGTGCTAAAAAAATATGATAAGAAGAAAGCACCTGAATACCGTGAAGCCCAGCCCGCGACAGCAGAACCTTTGTTGCTCGGAATTACTCAAGCGTCTTTGAGTACGGAGAGTTTCATTTCAGCTGCGTCATTCCAGGAGACTACAAAAGTTCTGGCGGATGCGGCAATAAGCGCGAAAACCGATTATCTCTTGGGTCTCAAGGAAAATGTAATTATGGGGCGGCTTATACCGGCAGGAACCGGGCTGAAGCGCTACCAGGCGATTGCTGTTTCGCTCAAAGAAAGCGGAGAGGATGAAAAAGGGAACGGCAGAAAAGCAAAAAAAGAAAAAAAATAG